The DNA window GAAGAGCCAGCTGATAGCCGCCCGAAGCGGTGGGTTGTTGGCCGAAAAATCCCATTCGTAAGCCGGTAGTCGCCCGTCCGACGCCTGATACTGCGGATCGGCGTGAAGGTACAGCTGCGCTTTGGCAAACTCCAGATCGATGGGTTCGACGGCGATGGCCTGAAACGCCTGATCCCAGGCCGCAAACCACGGATACTCCCATTTGTCGGGCATAATCATGATGTGCTCGGCGTTGAGATGCTGCCAGTCGGCATTGCGTCCGTGCCAGCGTTCGGGGGGCGGTGGTGGCGCACCGGGGTCGCCTTCGAGCCACCGCCGGACGTTGTATTTGTAGTACTGCTTCGACCACATCAGCCCGGCCCACGCCTGTCGTTTGATCTGGGCATCTTCGGGCGTGTTACCGTCCGTCAGGTGGTTGTAGAATTCATTGGCTTCCCGCTTTCGGGCGTCAAAAGTAGCGTCGAATTCCGTACCCAGCGGGTCCGCTACATCCGCCTTACTGAGCCGCAACCGAATCTCGACCGATTGACCAGCGTCCAGATTGAGTGCGTACACCGGCGCACATTTTGTACCGGTGGGCTGCGTATCGAACGGGGATAGGTTGCCCGACGTAATCGCGTCGTGAAAGGCGTCTTTCACAAACGGTGAATCGTTGGTTTCGCCAAACACGCGCTGCCGGTTAGTTTCGTTTTCGGTCATCAGCACCGCGTCAGGCAGTTGGAAACTCAGCATGTAATCGCCCAGCTTATCGTGGTGCGCCCGCACCTGCTGCACCCCGTCGATAGTCGACTCGATTCGTTCAATCCAGGGCTTTCCGTCCTCCTCCTGCCACGACCAGCGGTTGCGAAACCAAAGCGTTGGCAGCAGGTGCAGCGGAGCCGCCCGGTCGGCACGGTTGTGGATCGTCAGCCGAATCAGCAGATCATCGATCCCCTGTTTGGCGTATTCGATCGACACGTCGAAGTATTTGTTTTCGTTGAACAGGCCGGTGTCGAGCAGTTCAAATTCCAGTTCGGTCAAGCCACGTTCATCGTTCTGTTTTTTAAGCTCGTCGTAGGGGAAAGCCGCCTGCGCGTACTTGTACAGCATTTTCATGTACGAGTGCGTCGGCGTATTGTCAAGGTAGTAATACAACTCCTTTACATCTTCGCCGTGGTTGCCCTGCTCGTTGGACAGGCCAAACATCCGCTCTTTCAGAAAGGCATCCTTGCCGTTCCAGAGAGCCAGCGCGAAGCACAACGTCTGTTTGTCGTCGGAAATACCGCCCAGCCCGTCTTCACCCCACCGGTACGCGCGCATACGGGCGTGTTTGTGCGGAAACGCGTCCCAGGCTTCACCCTCAGCCGTGTAATCTTCGCGCACAGTACCCCACTGCCGCTCGCTCAAATACGGCCCCCATCTGTACCAGTTTTCTTCGTCGCTCCACTGCTTTTGCAGGCGCTGCTGCTCAATGGTTTTATTTTCGTTCATAGGTTGTTTAACGGTATACGGTATTCGGTTTACAGTTTACGGTGTGTGGGGATGTAGCGTGGGTAAAGTAGCCTGGACCTCCAGGTCCGGGTGCCCGTCAGGGCAACTGGTTACAGCGGCAGCTTCCCGGTCGCTATCGCGCCCACCCGGATGTAGACGTCCAGGCTACTCATCGTCTAGGCTACACAACATCAGCCACGTTACACAACTGTCTTACACTAGTTTTGGGAGTATGTTTTCGCCGAAAGCATCGATGAACTGCTCCTGCTCGCGGTTGACGTTGTGCAAAGACATCTGCTCAAAGCCCATTGCCTTGTATTCCAATAGCCAGTCGAGGTGCTGATTCAGGTCGGCGGAGATGCGGACCTGCTCTTCAAAGGCTTTTTCGTTGACCATCGACCCGGCATCATCAAAGTGGCTGGGCATCCGCAGTTCAGTCATCACGCTGTTAGGGTACACGTTGCCGCGCCACTGTTCAAGCGCCCCGGTCCGGGCTTTCTCCTTGTCGGGCGAATAGGACAGCTGCACTTTCAGGAACATGGGCTTGCCCGACCCGCCCCCGGCCCGGAAGGCGTCGATGACTTCCTGTAGCTCTTCGGCCGGGCGCGACGTCGTTATCAACGCGTCGGCCCAGCTACCGACCCATTCGGCCGTTTTAGCCGTCACAGCCGCGCCCACGATCAGCGGTTTAATCGTAGGTCGTGTGTAGAGCCGGGCTTCGTCGACCGTAACCAGCCCTTCGTGCGTGACGGTTTCGCCGTTCCAGAGCGCCCGGATAATGTCGACGCTTTCTTTCAGCCGGGTGTTGCGGTCGGCTTTCGAGGGCCATCGTTCACCGGTAATGTGCTCGTTGAGGTACTGCCCCGTCCCGACGGCGATCCAGAACCGGTCGGGAAACATATCGGCCAGCGTGGCCGCAGCCTGGGCAATAATGGCCGGATTGTAACGCTGACCGGGCGCGTTGACCACCCCGAATGACAGCGACGTAGCTTGCAGAGCAGCACCCAGCCAGCTCCAGGCAAAGCCGCTTTCGCCCTGATTATCGCTCCACGGATGGAAGTGGTCGGAGCAGGTTCCGGCGGTAAACCCTGCCTTTTCTGCGCGCTGAACGAGCGTTAGTAAATCGCTGGGTTTAAACTGCTCATGCGACGAGTGATAGCCTATTTTCATCAGGTTGATTAATGCTATTTTAATCTACAAAGATTTGACCGGCCAAAATGTTTGTCGCTACATCCTTTTTAACCTGCTTACGTGTAACTGGGTATACTTTTTAGCTTTACACAGTCCAACTTTATATAGCTATTTTTCTAGGCTGGGCCGCTGTCGACACTCAGAAACAAGCATACACATATAGTAGAAAATACGTATCTTTCAGTTTAGTAGCTACCCACTCACCAGCGTTGAACACAAGCTTGTGATCGCCTTTTTTCTACAATCTGTAATTACTTATTTTATGAAAAACTCGATGCTCCCTGCCCATATATTGCTGGCAGCGGGCCTACTATCAATGACCGTTGCCGGGCATGACGCCCTGGCGCAGACGGCGTCGAAACGAGCGACGGCTTCCGTGCGGTCGACGCGCGCCAACGAGCCGGTCGCGCTGAATCGCGTACTGGTTTTCTCAAAAACGAAAGGATTCCGCCATGCATCAATTCCGGCGGGAAAGCGGGCCCTGATGAAACTAGGGCAGGAAAACGGCTTTGCCGTTGATACGACCGAAGACGCCAGCAAATTCTCGGAAGATAACCTGAAAAAATACGGTGCCGTTATCTGGCTCAGTACCACCGGCAACGTGCTCGATGAAGCGCAGCAGGCGGCTTTCGAGCGGTACATTCAGGCAGGGGGTGGTTTTGTGGGTATCCACGCAGCCACCGATACTGAATACGATTGGCCGTGGTACAACCAACTGGTCGGCGCTTACTTCCTGAGCCACCCCAAACAGCAGAACGTCGACATCATGGTTGTGGATAAAAACCACCCGTCGACCAAGATGCTGCCCGACGTCTGGAAACGCTTCGACGAACTGTACAACTACAAAAGCATTGTCCCGGAAATCAAGGTACTGGGCAAGCTGGACGAGAAAAGCTACGAAGGCGGCAAGAACGGCGACAATCACCCGTTTATGTGGTACCGCGATTTCGACGGTGGCAAATCGTTTTACACGGGCGGAGGCCATACCGACGAGTCGTACGTGGAACCGTTGTTTCTGGAGCATCTGCTGGGCGGTATCAAATCGGTGATGGCGAGCAACCTGAAGTTTGGCCAGGCCAAGACGATGCCTTACCCCGAAGAAAATCGCTTCGATCAGCAGGTACTGACGGCTGGGCTGGATGAGCCAACCGAACTGGCCGTGCTGGACAACGGGAAAGTGCTGTTCGCCGAGCGCAAGGGAGACCTGAAACTCTACGACCCTAAAACGAAAGCAGTAAAGACCGCGGCCCGCATTCCGGTGTACACGAAGTTCGAGTATGGGCTGATGGGGCTCAACGTTGACCCCAATTTCAAGCAGAACAAATTCGTCTATCTGTACTACTCGCCGGTGATGCGGGCCGACGCCCCCGCTGATACCGCCCAGCATCTGTCGCGCTTCGTTTACGACGACGTGAAAGATACGCTTTTGCTGAGCACCGAAAAAGTACTGCTGACGGTGCCTGTCAAGCGTACGGGCTGCTGCCATACCGGCGGCTCCATCGCCTGGGATCGCAAGGGGAATCTGTACCTGTCGACTGGTGACGATACCAACCCGTTCAACTCCAACGGATTCGCTCCGGCCGACGGCCGACCCGAGCGGCAGGGTTGGGACGCCCGTTCGACATCGAGCAATACCAACGATTTGCGGGGTAAGATTCTGCGTATCCACCCGGAAGCTAACGGCACCTACACCATCCCCGACGGCAACCTGTTTCCGAAAGGCACCGAAAAGGCACGCCCCGAAATCTACGTAATGGGGAATCGTAACCCGTACCGGATTTCGGTCGATCAGCGGACAGGCTACCTATACTGGGGTGAAGTAGGCCCCGACGCGGCCAAAAACGACGACAAACGGGGACCGCGTGGCCACGACGAGATGAACCAGGCCCGGCAGGCTGGTTATTATGGCTGGCCGCTGTTCGTCGCCGACAACCGGGCGTACCGCGTCTTCAACTTTACCGACAGCACCTCCGGTCCGCTCGCCGACGCCATGAAACCCATCAACGATTCGCCCCACAACACGGGTCTGCAAGCGTTGCCCCCGGCTCAGAAAGCGTTTATCTACTACCCCTACGCCGAGTCGCCGGAGTTTGGCGACATCGTGGGTAAGGGCGGACGGAACGCAATGGGTGGCCCGGTGTATTACTACGACGACTACGCGGAGTCGAACGTGAAGTTCCCCCGCTATTACGATGGCAAATTCTTCGCCTACGACTGGATGCGCGACTGGATTCATCCGGTGACGATGAAGGAAAACGGTGACTTCGTGAAGATGGAGACGTTTATGCCCGGCACCAAGTTCTCGCACGTGATCGACATGCAGTTTGCCAACGATGGCTCGCTGTACACGCTCGAATACGGGCAACGGTGGTTTGCCGCCAACGACGACGCCCGCCTGTCGCGCATTACGTACAACGCCGGCAACCGTCGCCCGGTAGTCGTTGCCAGCGCCAGCAAGAACACGGGTGCTGCGCCGATGACGGTGAAATTCAACGCGACCAAATCAATGGATTACGACGGCGACGCGCTACGCTACGAATGGTCGTTCGGGCCGGGAATGCCGAAGCAGGCGACCGCAACGCCCACCGTTACGTTCACTAAGCCGGGTATGTACAACGCCACCGTACGCGTGACCGACGCCAAAGGCAACGTCGCGACGCAGACCATGCCGATTCGGGTAGGCAATGCCGAGCCGATTGTCGACCTGGCCGTAGCTGGTAACAAAACGTTTTACTTCCCCAATCAGCCGGTTAAGTACGCGGTGAAGGTGTCGGACAAGGAAGACGGTACGCTGGCGAAAGGCATCAACCCCGACGAGGTGACGATGACGATCAACTACCTCGAAGGCTTCGACAAGACGATGCTGGCGCAGGGGCATCAGGCCAACACGGGCTACGCAACCGGTCGGCGGCTGATCGAACTGAGTGACTGCAAATCGTGCCACGCGCTGAACCAGAAATCAATCGGTCCCGCTTACATCGACGTAGCGAAGAAGTACAAAGGTTCGTCGCAGGCCGAAGGCCGACTGGCGGATAAGGTTATCAAGGGCGGTGCCGGTGTCTGGGGCGAACAGCCCATGAGCGCCCACCCGCAGCTGACCAACCGGGAAGCCTCGGAAATGGTACGCTACATCCTGTCGTTGGCCAACGATAAACCCGCCAACAGCCAACCGCTGGCAGGCGATTACAAACCGGCTCCGCAGCAGAAGCCCGGCGCCTACGTCCTGACGGCGTCGTATACCGATCGGGGCAATGGCGTCATCGGCCCGCTGACCCAAAGCCAGACAGTCGCTCTGCGGTCGCCGATGCTTAGCGCGGTAGCCGCCGACAGAAAGCAGTCTATCTTCGAATACGACATGCCCAAACTGGGCATGGCTGCAATCGGAACCGCAACCGGCAGCTACATTAGGTTCGATAGCCTGGACATGACGGGTATTCAGGGGCTTTCAGCAACTGCCTTTGCCTCTGACGACCGGGTAGCTGGCGGTACGCTCGAAGCACGCCTTGACTCGCCCACCGGCGCACTGCTGGGGAGTGTCAACGTAAAAACAGGTACGAACGGCCCCGTCAGTGTGCCGTTTAGCGGACCAGTCACCGGAACGCACCAACTCTACCTGCTCTTCGTCAATCCGTCGGCCGGGCAGAAACCCCTGTTCGCGCTAACTACCGTGCAGTTCCTGAATCAGCCGATGTAATTTGGTTGGTTTAGAGTTTACGGTTCAATGTTTAAGGTTTGGTTCAGCCCTTATGGGCTAGTTTTGAGCGATGTATATCGGTTGGTTTTACAACCAGGCTGTTACCCCTAAATCCCCTGAAGGGGACTTTGTCTAGGCGTGAGAAAAGTCCCCTTCAGGGGATTTAGGGGTAAAACAGCGCTCTTTAAAAGCTAGTCGGCTTACACCCCTATGAGTAGCCTTACGGGGTGGGATGATAACAGAAACGGCCCCGGTATCAGACGATACCGGGGCCGTTTTATGTTAACGCATAAGCTAACCTTAGACGTTAAACACTAAACCTTAAACTTACTTCGACGCGACGATCTTCATGTCGACAGTGAAGTCATCGTAGATGGCTTTGTCACCGATGTTCTCGAAGAACGACTTCGAACCGTACCGGATGTCATACTTCGTGCGGTCGAGGGTTGCTTTACCGTCGGCTTCGATCGTGTTACCGTTCATTTTTACCGTTGCGGGGAACGTTACGGCGTTGGTGATGCCCTTGATGGTCATGTTGCCGGTGATGTCGTACGCGTTGCCACCTTTTGGGGTCACTTTCGTGATCTTGAACGTCGACGTTGGGAATTTCGCCGTGTTGAAGAAATCTTCCGACTTGATGTGGCCGATGAACTTAGCGTTGTAGCCAGCGTCGGTCAGGTCGGTGCAGGTGATGCTGTTCATGTCGAACGAGAACGTACCACCGGTCAGTTTGCCACCGTCGGTCATCAGCGTACCCTCGCTCACTTTCACGTTACCCGAGTGCTCACCCGTTACTTTTTTACCGTTCCAGCCCATGATGCTTTTCTGTGCATCGACTTTGTAGGTGGTCGCTTTTTTACCGGGAGCAACGAATGCCGACGCACCAGCCAGCAGAACAACGGCCGTCAGGCCAGTCAGAAATTGACGTGTTTTCATTGGTTTGAACAAAAAATAGATATGTATATGAATTGGTTGGTAATGCAGTTTATTCGGTGCGCAGCCGGTCGAGCAGCTTGCTCAACAGAATCGCTTCCTCTTCGGTCAGTTTCTTCTCCTGACTCTCATCCCATTTGATCTGGTACGTGTCGAGCCGTTTCAGCAGCGCAAGCCCACTCTCAGTAATCACAACGTCGACGGCCCGCCGGTCGCTGGGGCATTCCGTGCGAACGACCAGTTTCTTCAGCACCAGCTTGTCGACCAGCCGCGATGCGTTAGACATCTTATCAAGCATCCGCTCGGTGATGTCGGTTACTTTGGCCGGGCTTGGGTAGTGACCACGAAGAATACGCAGCACGTTGTACTGTTGGAGTGTCAGACCGAACGGTTTCAGCAGCCGGGCCTGGCTATCACTTACCCAGTTGCTGGTGTACATCAAATTGACCATCACCCGATGATAGGGTGTTCGAAACGGTACGGTCTGCTTGATATCCTCTTCTATCGTCATGTTGCAAAGATACTACATATGGATATAATGTACCAACAACATATACAGAAAAACGTTCATGTCTACTCAAAATAGACTGTATACAGCTGCCAGTCAGTCTCTTGCGCTAAACAAATTATTGGAACGGAATGATCTGTGGTGCCGACTGATCGAAGTCGCGGAAGCGCAGAGCCGGTATGCCTTCGAATGCCTGCCGGAACGGGGCACCGTTGTTGGGAATGTTGGGGTAGTACGACAGGCGAATCTGAAAGCTGTTGAACGTCAGGTTTTCGTTCCGCAGCCGGAAGCCGATTCCGTAGCCCTGATACAACGTACTGCGCAGTAAGGGTCTGTCGGGAAAACTAGCCATTCCAAGATTGGCAAACGTGATGAAGGCTATCCGAAAGCCGACGACGTTGAGTTTGGAAAACAGTATGTTTTCTATGTTGAGCACCAGCCGCTGCGTACCACGCAAGGCATCGTTGGTAATGCCGATTCCGTCGGTACCGATCCCGCTGCCCGAACTGCTCAGCGACAGGTATTCGTTGTTGAACCGGTTGATTCCCGTGGTGTAGCGCGCATTGATAAACTGGCGGGTATTGCCCCAGCGGGTTGGTAGCAGTGGACTGAAATAGTTGGACTCCATCGAGAACACCCCCTGCTGAATAGTCGAGGCTCTGACGTAGCCGCCGATACTGGCCAGCCCATACAGGTACCCCAGATTCTTGACGTACCCCCCCTGCGAGTAGTTCATACCAACATACGTGCGCCGACCCAGCTCAGCATTGTCAAATCCGTAGATAACCGATACTGTGCGGCCGACCGGAACGTCCTCTGTCCGGCCAAAGCCGTAGATCAGCACGTCGCGGACGTATTTGCGCCGGGAGAATCCGACGCTGAACAGCGTCGTCCGGCTGTTCTGGTAGAGCTGATTAGAGTCGCTCGAAACCGGCGGTCGCCAGATGTACTGATAGTTGGTGTTACGCACGGCCAGAATCAGCCGGGCGCGGCCACGGGCACTGGTATCGCCTTCGCGGAAAAACAAGCGAAACGATCGCCCAAACCACACATCGGAGAAATTGTACCGCAGCGGAATATACTCCACGCTGTCGTCGCGCATGACAACCCGGCTGTTGATCTGCGTGTGCGTTAATTCGATCGACCCGGCGTACTTGGTATCGGGCGTCAGAAATGGGCGATAAAGCCGCAGCGCCCCCTGCTTCAGATCGCGCAGATACAGGAATTCGGCCTGTGCAGTCAGAAACGTTTTACCGATGAACGGAACCGTGTATCGGCTCTGGTACTCGGCCTGCTGGCGCGGGTCGGTACCGGTGTAGGCAAACTGGGCGAACAACTGATGGCCCAGCCCCCGCACGTTGCGCTGATCGAAACCAATGTTAAACTGCGTCAGCGAGCCAACGCCCCCGTTGGGCTCCAGCGACCAGACATCCTGCGTAATTACGTAGACATCGACAAACTGACGGCTTCCCGTTCGCGGCACCACCAGGATTCGGGCGTCGTGAAAGATTGAGGTCGTTCGCAATAGCCGTTCGTTGTCGCGCAGGGTAGTCGAGTTCAGCGCGTCGCCTTCCCGAAACAGCAGATACCGCCGGATTACTTTCTCACGCGTGTTGACATGCAGCCGGTTGGCCGTGCGTTCCAGCCAGTTGTTCGACTGGCGCAGCGTATCGTAGACGGAATTCCCGAACACGCCAAGCCGCCGGATATAAATGTCGCCGATTACGCGCCCTTCAAAATCCTTGAACGGGTTTACTTCGATCTTGTTGACTTCACCGGTGCTCTGCTGACTGTTATACACATCGTGAAAAACGGCGTCGTACAACTGGCGCGTCAGGCGGTGCTTGTACATGCGTCGTTTCAGACCGGAGTAAAACACGCTGTCGCGCTGTTTGAGTACACTATCGGCGATAACGCGTGAGTGTTTGGTCGACAGCGAGTCCGTGCGCCGATCAACCCCCACAGGTGGCAGGTTCGTTGTATCGGGTGTCACCTGCGCCCATGCTCCCGTTCCGACCAGGCACAACAGAAGCACCCCCACCAGCCAATGGTAGAGTCGTGTAGCTCCAGTCGGATACAAATTAGTCATGGCAAACCAGCAACGGTGGTTAGAGTCAAATCAGGCGAACCGGTTTAGTGTATAACAAACGAATTTACGTTCTGGTCGGTAGCAATGTGCCCTGCAAACACCGAACCAGTACGCCGGGCTTATCCGGGCTCACTCGGTATATACGTGGGCAGGCGACTGGCTGGCTTTAGTCATGCGCCTGTATCAATCGGCAATGATAGCAGATACGTTTTGTTGTTCGCAAATCGAAGTAACCGTTTGTCTATCCGCCGGTACGTCAGCCCTGTAAATCAAGCCAATAAACACCCGTTTGGCCGGTTGTGTCGGCTGGCCTGCTTCAGTGCCAGTTGGTATAATAGCGTCGCTGATAGTCATGGAAACGGTGAGGTTTACAGTAAGATACGCTGAAAACAGGGGTAGTGTTCTATTTTTGTCGATTCACGGCTTACTCTTATGCACGCACTTCGTTACCCACTGCTACTGGCGTCCGGCTCCCCGCGTCGGCGACAACTGATGACCGACGCCGGTTTTGAGTTTACGGTTGAAACCCGCCCCACCGACGAGGTTTTTCCGTCCGATATGCCCACCGACGAGGTTGCCGAGTACCTAGCTCGCCAGAAAGCCGAACAGTTTGTTGCCGACCTCGGCCAGCGGCTGGTGCTCTGCGCCGACACCGTGGTGATTCTGGACGATCAGATTCTAAACAAACCCGCCGACGAAGCTGACGCCCGGCGGATGCTGTCGGCACTGGCCGGTCGTACGCACCGGGTACGTACGGGCGTTTGCCTGCTGGCCCCCGGACCCGACGGTACGCCCATGATGACGTCGTTTACCGACGAAACCACCGTCACGTTTGCGCCCCTCACCGACGACGAAATCACGTACTACATCCGCACCTGCCGCCCCTTCGACAAAGCGGGGTCGTATGGCGCGCAGGACTTCGTTGGGCTGGTCGGTATTACCCGGCTCGACGGCTCGTTTTACACCGTTATGGGTCTGCCCACGCACCGTGTATATCAGTTGTTAAAAACATACGCAGTCGGTCTGTGAAAATCGTAGGTTTGCGGAATAACCGTTGACCTATGCAGTTTTTTCTCCGAATAGTTCTTTTCGTTATCACCATTACCCCTACGCTGGCGCAGGTTGTAACGACGCAGCCGACTTTCCCAACGGCCGATGCGGAGGTGACGCTGATTTTCGACCTGAAGCAAACCAAAGACAGCCGGGCGAGGGCATTGCTCGGCAAAACCGACGACGTTTATCTGTGGTCGGGGGCCGGGTCGACCTTACCGGGCAACGCCTTTGAATTCCAACCTGCCGGGCAAACCAGCTTCAACCAGCCGTTTGCGCCGGGCCGGATGACGGCACTGGGCAACGATCGCTGGCAGATCAAACTGGTGCCTCGTACGTACTTTGGCGTCCCGGCCAATACGCCCATCCGGCAGTTGGGCCTCTTGCTCAAAAACGGTAACGGACAGGCGCAAACCGAAGATTTCACGATTCAGATCTACGACAACAAACTCAGCCTGCTACGGCTGGAACCAACGGCTTCGTCGTTTTTCGTGGATGCCAATCAGGTCGTCACGGTACGTTACAAAGCATCCCGCAAAGCAACGCTCAGCCTGACCGTCGACGGGCAAAAAACACTGACGCTGACCAACACCGATTCACTGCGAACCGTACTGTCGGCGGGTACGAACCCCGGTCAGCAGCGGACAGTGGTTGCGCAGGCAATCGATCTGAATACGCCAACGACCGAAACCGTTGCGGATACCTTTCGCTTTACGGTACGCCCACAGCCCACCATTTCGGCCCTACCCAGCGGCCTGCAGGACGGCATCAACTACACCAGCGCGACTACGGCTACGCTGGTGCTGTACGCCCCAAAGAAAACGTTTGTGCATCTGCTGGGCGAGTTCAACGACTGGGCCATGCGCCCGGCCTACCTGATGAAACGCACGCCCGATGGCAACCGCTACTGGCTCGAACTGACGGGCCTGCCCGCTGGTCAGGAGGTAGCGTTTGCCTATCTGGCCGACGGTGCGATTGCCACCGCCGACCCCTACGCCGATAAAATTCTCGACCGCAACAACGACAGGTTCATTCCGGCCAACACCTACCCGGCGCTGAAAGCCTTTCCCGACAAGGCCCCAACCAACATTGTCTCGGTGTTGCAAACCAGTCAGACACCGTACGTATTCAAAGCCACCAATTTCCAGCGTCCGGCCGTCAACAAACTGGCGATCTACGAACTGCTCGTCCGCGATTTCGTGCAGTCGCGTTCGTACCAGACACTGACCGACAGCCTGGCGTACCTGAAACGGCTCGGCATCAACACAATCGAGCTGATGCCCGTTACTGAATTTACGGGCAACGATTCGTGGGGATACAACCCCATTTTTTACCTGGCTCCCGACAAAGCCTACGGTACCAAAACGGCGCTGAAGACCTTTATCGACGCAGCCCATCAGCAGGGTATCGCCGTGGTGCTCGACGTCGTGTTCAACCAGGCCGACTACGAATTTCCGTACGTCAAACTGTACTGGGACGGTAGTCAGCCGTCTGCCGACAGTCCGTATTTCAACCAGCAGGCTACGCACCCGTTCAGCGTTTTCTTTGACTTCAACCACGAAAGCCCCGATACCAAAGCGTTTGTCGATCGGGTGTGTAAATACTGGTTGCAGGAGTACAAAATCGACGGGTTTCGGTTTGACCTGTCGAAGGGGTTCACGCAGACCAACACGGGCAGCAATGTCGGCGCGTGGAGCACTTACGACGCCAGCCGGGTGGCCATTTTGAAGCGCATCTACGACCAAATCCGCACCGTCGACAAGTCAGCCTACGTCATTCTGGAGCACTTCGCGGATATTTTCGAGGAGAAAGAACTAGCCGATTACGGGATGCTGCTGTGGGGAAACGCCAACTACGATTTCCGCAACGCGCTGCGCCCGGTGGGGGGCGATTTTTCGGGGCTGTCGTATAAAAACCGCGAATTCAACCAGCCCAACCTGATTGGCTATGCCGAAAGCCACGACGAAGAACGGCTGGTATACGACATGAAGCAAACCGGGCAGATATCGGGCAGCTATTCCGTTCGGAATCAGACCACTGCGCTCGACCGGGCAAAACTGGCCGCTGCGTTTCTGCTGTTGACGCCCGGCCCCAAGCTGATCTGGCAGTTCGGTGAACTCGGTTACGACCTGTCGATCAACACCTGCTCCGACGGCACGACGATCCGCGACGATTGCCG is part of the Spirosoma rhododendri genome and encodes:
- a CDS encoding alpha-amylase family glycosyl hydrolase produces the protein MQFFLRIVLFVITITPTLAQVVTTQPTFPTADAEVTLIFDLKQTKDSRARALLGKTDDVYLWSGAGSTLPGNAFEFQPAGQTSFNQPFAPGRMTALGNDRWQIKLVPRTYFGVPANTPIRQLGLLLKNGNGQAQTEDFTIQIYDNKLSLLRLEPTASSFFVDANQVVTVRYKASRKATLSLTVDGQKTLTLTNTDSLRTVLSAGTNPGQQRTVVAQAIDLNTPTTETVADTFRFTVRPQPTISALPSGLQDGINYTSATTATLVLYAPKKTFVHLLGEFNDWAMRPAYLMKRTPDGNRYWLELTGLPAGQEVAFAYLADGAIATADPYADKILDRNNDRFIPANTYPALKAFPDKAPTNIVSVLQTSQTPYVFKATNFQRPAVNKLAIYELLVRDFVQSRSYQTLTDSLAYLKRLGINTIELMPVTEFTGNDSWGYNPIFYLAPDKAYGTKTALKTFIDAAHQQGIAVVLDVVFNQADYEFPYVKLYWDGSQPSADSPYFNQQATHPFSVFFDFNHESPDTKAFVDRVCKYWLQEYKIDGFRFDLSKGFTQTNTGSNVGAWSTYDASRVAILKRIYDQIRTVDKSAYVILEHFADIFEEKELADYGMLLWGNANYDFRNALRPVGGDFSGLSYKNREFNQPNLIGYAESHDEERLVYDMKQTGQISGSYSVRNQTTALDRAKLAAAFLLLTPGPKLIWQFGELGYDLSINTCSDGTTIRDDCRTAAKPVRWDYYQNTDRLKLFTVYAELLRLKTNVPAFTTTDFTTDFSNPVKRLTLRSATGSVFLIGNFDTRPQSVSLGISSSGTWYHHFSGQTVQISDVNQSVTLEPGAFYLYTTTKQTTPQSGLLPFAVVPALVTATDEPSVSTVLLSPNPVHDQAIVDINGPYRGPINLTLTDATGRTVRHLQPTKTTDRLQQPISLQTLPAGSYFLTVKHGTQHTQITVLKQ
- a CDS encoding BamA/TamA family outer membrane protein, producing MTNLYPTGATRLYHWLVGVLLLCLVGTGAWAQVTPDTTNLPPVGVDRRTDSLSTKHSRVIADSVLKQRDSVFYSGLKRRMYKHRLTRQLYDAVFHDVYNSQQSTGEVNKIEVNPFKDFEGRVIGDIYIRRLGVFGNSVYDTLRQSNNWLERTANRLHVNTREKVIRRYLLFREGDALNSTTLRDNERLLRTTSIFHDARILVVPRTGSRQFVDVYVITQDVWSLEPNGGVGSLTQFNIGFDQRNVRGLGHQLFAQFAYTGTDPRQQAEYQSRYTVPFIGKTFLTAQAEFLYLRDLKQGALRLYRPFLTPDTKYAGSIELTHTQINSRVVMRDDSVEYIPLRYNFSDVWFGRSFRLFFREGDTSARGRARLILAVRNTNYQYIWRPPVSSDSNQLYQNSRTTLFSVGFSRRKYVRDVLIYGFGRTEDVPVGRTVSVIYGFDNAELGRRTYVGMNYSQGGYVKNLGYLYGLASIGGYVRASTIQQGVFSMESNYFSPLLPTRWGNTRQFINARYTTGINRFNNEYLSLSSSGSGIGTDGIGITNDALRGTQRLVLNIENILFSKLNVVGFRIAFITFANLGMASFPDRPLLRSTLYQGYGIGFRLRNENLTFNSFQIRLSYYPNIPNNGAPFRQAFEGIPALRFRDFDQSAPQIIPFQ
- a CDS encoding Maf family protein; amino-acid sequence: MHALRYPLLLASGSPRRRQLMTDAGFEFTVETRPTDEVFPSDMPTDEVAEYLARQKAEQFVADLGQRLVLCADTVVILDDQILNKPADEADARRMLSALAGRTHRVRTGVCLLAPGPDGTPMMTSFTDETTVTFAPLTDDEITYYIRTCRPFDKAGSYGAQDFVGLVGITRLDGSFYTVMGLPTHRVYQLLKTYAVGL
- a CDS encoding MarR family winged helix-turn-helix transcriptional regulator, translating into MTIEEDIKQTVPFRTPYHRVMVNLMYTSNWVSDSQARLLKPFGLTLQQYNVLRILRGHYPSPAKVTDITERMLDKMSNASRLVDKLVLKKLVVRTECPSDRRAVDVVITESGLALLKRLDTYQIKWDESQEKKLTEEEAILLSKLLDRLRTE